The following are from one region of the Prochlorococcus marinus str. SB genome:
- a CDS encoding sensor histidine kinase: MKSLITIKKIQELLMKGVQTIYVDDDTSRRMWWASLEVIQKDFLSQNYKQGGIWIASPLPAFNDKKFLNQLNGWLWSPEGFSYFQNENAGFLPVNNSEKIKKDFDLVSNYKVLNLCQEDGYEPFLMIITPNFQCVLSIVGEKDKKILLMKCDEESLKLSIELMHAKLNQENYEEGVKFRNAINNLGNLNINHQFEKLFWPILSAKLANNTPSHNIQNFVKNDEKNVQITEAKLLRAISHEVRTPLATIKTLISSTLKKYRMDESIRNRLIQIDNECNEQIDRFGLIFNAAELVSNEVPSLNNLAKINLAEIFKKLAPSWNDQLNRRGISLKIDIPSQLPQILSDSEKLELMLSGLINKNTRGLKEGSTLILELRPAGQKLKLQLKVQKLESNQKEIPKKDNGSDIGPVLNWNPQTGSLQLSQNATQKLLASLGGRVTQRRDTGLTVFFPISDSK; the protein is encoded by the coding sequence ATGAAATCACTAATAACTATAAAAAAAATTCAAGAGCTTTTAATGAAGGGAGTTCAAACCATATATGTTGATGATGATACATCCAGAAGAATGTGGTGGGCTTCTTTAGAAGTTATTCAAAAAGATTTTTTATCTCAAAATTATAAACAGGGGGGGATCTGGATCGCCTCTCCTTTGCCAGCTTTTAATGATAAAAAATTTTTAAATCAACTTAATGGATGGCTTTGGTCTCCTGAGGGGTTTTCATATTTTCAAAATGAGAATGCAGGTTTTTTACCAGTCAATAATTCAGAAAAGATAAAAAAAGATTTCGATTTAGTTAGCAATTATAAAGTCTTAAATCTTTGTCAGGAAGATGGCTATGAACCTTTTTTGATGATAATCACCCCAAATTTTCAATGCGTATTATCAATTGTAGGAGAAAAAGATAAAAAAATTCTATTAATGAAGTGTGATGAAGAAAGCCTAAAACTTTCAATTGAATTAATGCATGCAAAATTAAATCAAGAAAATTATGAGGAGGGAGTAAAATTTCGTAATGCAATAAATAATTTAGGAAATCTTAATATTAACCATCAATTTGAAAAATTATTTTGGCCAATATTATCGGCAAAATTAGCAAATAATACGCCAAGTCACAATATACAGAATTTTGTGAAAAATGATGAAAAAAATGTGCAGATAACTGAAGCAAAATTATTACGTGCAATTTCTCATGAAGTAAGAACTCCTTTAGCAACTATAAAAACCCTAATTAGTTCTACTTTAAAAAAATATAGAATGGATGAATCAATAAGAAATCGTTTGATTCAAATAGATAATGAATGTAATGAACAAATTGATAGGTTTGGTTTAATCTTTAATGCAGCAGAATTAGTTAGTAATGAAGTACCATCCTTGAATAACTTGGCGAAAATTAATTTAGCCGAAATTTTTAAAAAGCTTGCTCCTTCATGGAATGATCAATTAAATCGACGTGGGATTTCTTTAAAGATTGATATACCCAGTCAACTTCCGCAAATTTTGAGTGATTCTGAAAAATTGGAATTAATGTTAAGTGGTTTAATTAATAAAAATACTAGAGGATTAAAAGAAGGTAGTACATTAATTTTAGAATTAAGACCAGCTGGTCAAAAACTTAAACTTCAATTAAAAGTACAAAAATTAGAAAGTAATCAAAAAGAAATTCCAAAAAAAGATAACGGTTCTGATATTGGTCCTGTTTTAAATTGGAACCCTCAAACAGGTAGTTTACAACTTAGTCAAAATGCTACTCAAAAGTTGTTGGCCAGCTTGGGAGGGCGTGTCACACAAAGGCGTGATACAGGTTTAACAGTATTTTTTCCGATTTCAGATTCAAAATAA
- a CDS encoding photosystem I reaction center subunit II PsaD yields MTETLVGQFPKHIGSTGGLLNSAETEEKYAIVWKSSKEQAFELPTGGAAIMHEGDNLMYFARKEQCLALGTQLRAFKPRIEDFKIYRIFPGGDIEFLHPKDGVFSEKVNEGREKVGHNPRRIGENPNPAGLKFTTKNTFD; encoded by the coding sequence ATGACTGAAACTTTAGTTGGTCAATTTCCAAAGCATATAGGAAGTACTGGGGGTTTATTAAACTCAGCAGAAACCGAAGAAAAATATGCAATTGTATGGAAAAGTTCCAAGGAACAAGCCTTTGAATTGCCAACCGGTGGAGCTGCTATTATGCATGAAGGTGATAATCTAATGTACTTTGCAAGAAAAGAACAATGCCTTGCATTAGGGACACAATTAAGAGCTTTCAAACCAAGAATTGAAGATTTTAAAATCTACCGAATTTTCCCAGGAGGGGATATTGAATTTTTACACCCAAAAGATGGTGTTTTCTCTGAAAAAGTAAATGAAGGCAGAGAGAAAGTAGGACATAATCCAAGAAGAATAGGTGAGAATCCAAATCCAGCTGGTTTGAAATTTACAACTAAGAATACTTTTGATTAA
- a CDS encoding anthranilate synthase component I family protein yields MISSQKDSFLKAYKEGKNFIPIIQTWPADLETPLSTWLKLSSKDSHGVFLESVEGGESLGRWSIVATRPLWEAVCYGEEIVKTWNNGKTETHRGDPFDILKSWTKEYKSTVLDDLPSIGQLYGSWGYELINRIEPSVPINAISDNNIPYGSWMFFDQLVVFDQIKRCITAVVYADTTSSKESSIEELYLYSISKIQKTRNLMRVPLKEDEFLNWNENENLNLDLESNWKKKDFEGAVLSAKEYIKKGDIFQIVISQRFQTQVNNDPFNLYRSLRMVNPSPYMSFFDFGSWYLIGSSPEVMVKAKKNKNSQIVASLRPIAGTRPRGIDNQQDLELEKDLLKDPKEIAEHVMLIDLGRNDLGRVCEIGTVRVKDLMVIEKYSHVMHIVSEVEGILKNNADVWDLLKASFPAGTVTGAPKIRAMQLINHFEKDARGPYAGVYGSIDINGALNTAITIRTMIVKPLKDGKYNVSVQAGAGIVADSFPENEYQETINKAKGILKALACLDK; encoded by the coding sequence ATGATCAGCTCACAAAAAGATAGTTTTTTAAAGGCTTATAAAGAAGGTAAAAATTTTATACCTATCATTCAAACTTGGCCAGCAGACTTAGAGACTCCATTGTCGACTTGGTTAAAATTATCCTCAAAAGATTCCCATGGTGTTTTTCTTGAATCTGTTGAAGGTGGGGAAAGTTTGGGTAGGTGGAGTATTGTTGCTACTAGACCTCTTTGGGAAGCCGTTTGTTATGGAGAAGAAATAGTTAAAACTTGGAATAATGGCAAAACGGAAACTCATAGAGGTGATCCTTTTGATATCTTAAAAAGTTGGACAAAGGAATATAAGTCAACCGTGCTTGATGACTTACCATCAATTGGACAGTTATATGGCTCTTGGGGTTATGAATTAATAAATCGGATAGAACCAAGCGTTCCAATAAATGCAATATCAGACAATAATATCCCTTATGGTTCATGGATGTTTTTTGATCAATTAGTTGTTTTTGATCAAATAAAAAGATGTATTACTGCAGTGGTTTATGCAGATACCACTTCTTCAAAAGAGTCTTCGATTGAAGAGTTGTATCTATACTCAATTTCTAAAATTCAGAAAACTAGAAATTTAATGAGAGTTCCTCTAAAAGAAGATGAGTTTTTAAATTGGAATGAAAATGAGAATCTGAATTTAGATCTAGAAAGTAATTGGAAGAAAAAAGATTTTGAGGGTGCAGTTCTCTCTGCAAAAGAATACATAAAAAAGGGAGATATCTTCCAAATAGTTATAAGTCAAAGATTCCAAACTCAAGTCAATAATGATCCCTTTAATTTATATAGAAGTTTGAGGATGGTTAATCCATCTCCATACATGTCATTTTTTGATTTTGGCTCATGGTACTTAATAGGTTCAAGTCCTGAAGTAATGGTTAAAGCCAAAAAAAATAAAAATAGTCAGATTGTTGCAAGCTTAAGACCAATAGCTGGCACAAGACCAAGAGGTATTGATAATCAACAAGACTTGGAATTAGAAAAGGATTTATTAAAAGATCCAAAAGAGATAGCTGAGCATGTAATGCTTATTGATCTTGGAAGAAATGATCTTGGAAGAGTTTGTGAAATTGGTACCGTAAGGGTTAAGGATTTAATGGTTATTGAGAAATATTCACATGTTATGCATATAGTTAGTGAAGTTGAGGGAATCTTAAAAAACAATGCTGATGTATGGGATTTGCTCAAAGCATCTTTTCCCGCAGGGACAGTGACTGGTGCACCAAAAATAAGAGCTATGCAATTAATTAACCACTTTGAAAAAGATGCTAGAGGACCTTATGCTGGTGTTTACGGATCTATTGATATTAATGGTGCATTAAATACAGCAATTACGATAAGGACTATGATAGTTAAACCCTTAAAAGATGGTAAATATAATGTTTCAGTGCAAGCAGGAGCTGGAATAGTTGCTGATTCTTTTCCTGAAAATGAATATCAAGAGACAATAAATAAAGCGAAGGGGATACTAAAAGCATTAGCCTGTTTGGATAAATAA
- the gshA gene encoding glutamate--cysteine ligase — protein MSQNNLYKGFEVELFTGSLTSHIGVSAEIEKTFPDFVKEPDNRNVEYITTPEKDYNSLYEKLLIPRQKLRRWLNKKELTIIPSSTLCFKHDIQFQRSDIDNAYHQFIQDNYGTSIATSSVHINLGIDDLEKLFAAIRLTRSEAALYLSLSASSPFLNNKITENHSQRWIQFPKTPSKVPFFVNHNSYIDWIEENIANNNMQNIRHFWSSIRPNGPQRPLILDRLELRICDFVYDINLLLGITAMIELRIQHLFENIDSLDPLNASFFSIDKLSEICDQNETNAAKNSLNSELINWQDGKKVICREWIQNLLSDLSSTAENFGMKHLLDPIYKVLEEGNQSMKWINQYEKGFSIEQIMKISIEDMIRSEANNV, from the coding sequence ATGAGTCAAAATAATCTTTATAAGGGTTTTGAGGTGGAACTTTTCACAGGTTCTTTAACTTCTCATATTGGTGTTTCGGCTGAAATTGAGAAAACATTTCCTGATTTTGTAAAAGAGCCAGATAACAGAAACGTTGAATACATAACAACACCAGAAAAAGACTACAACTCTTTATATGAGAAATTATTAATTCCTAGACAAAAGTTGAGACGGTGGCTAAACAAAAAAGAGTTAACAATCATTCCTTCATCCACTCTTTGTTTTAAACACGATATTCAATTTCAAAGATCTGATATTGATAATGCTTATCATCAATTTATACAAGATAATTATGGAACCTCAATTGCAACTTCCAGCGTACATATAAACTTAGGAATAGATGATTTAGAAAAGCTTTTTGCAGCTATTAGACTAACAAGATCTGAGGCTGCTTTATATCTATCTCTAAGTGCTAGTTCACCTTTTTTAAATAATAAAATTACGGAGAATCACTCTCAGAGATGGATACAGTTTCCTAAAACACCAAGTAAAGTGCCTTTTTTTGTAAATCATAATTCCTATATCGATTGGATCGAGGAAAATATAGCCAATAATAATATGCAAAATATTAGGCATTTTTGGTCTTCAATCCGACCAAATGGTCCCCAAAGACCTTTAATTCTTGATCGTCTGGAATTAAGAATTTGTGATTTTGTTTATGATATTAACTTGCTTTTAGGGATAACAGCCATGATAGAACTAAGGATTCAACATCTTTTTGAAAATATTGATAGCTTAGATCCTTTGAATGCCAGTTTTTTTTCTATTGATAAATTATCAGAAATATGTGATCAAAATGAAACTAATGCTGCTAAAAATAGTCTGAATTCAGAATTAATTAACTGGCAAGATGGTAAAAAAGTTATTTGTAGAGAATGGATTCAAAACTTATTATCAGATTTGTCATCCACAGCAGAAAATTTTGGTATGAAACATCTCTTAGATCCTATTTATAAAGTCCTTGAAGAGGGTAATCAATCTATGAAATGGATAAATCAATATGAAAA